One part of the Marichromatium purpuratum 984 genome encodes these proteins:
- the hfq gene encoding RNA chaperone Hfq, which yields MAKGHSLQDPFLNTLRKERVPVSVFLVNGIKLQGQIESFDQFVVLLKNNVSQMIYKHAISTVVPARNVKLPPSDESPKGEDKSDDA from the coding sequence ATGGCAAAGGGCCATAGCCTGCAAGACCCCTTCCTGAACACCCTGCGCAAGGAGCGCGTGCCGGTCTCGGTGTTCCTGGTCAACGGTATCAAGCTGCAGGGGCAGATCGAGTCCTTCGATCAGTTCGTCGTGCTGCTCAAGAACAACGTCAGTCAGATGATCTACAAGCATGCGATCTCGACGGTGGTGCCGGCGCGCAACGTCAAGCTGCCGCCGAGCGATGAGTCGCCGAAGGGTGAGGACAAGTCCGACGATGCCTGA